From the genome of Oryza glaberrima chromosome 1, OglaRS2, whole genome shotgun sequence:
CATTTGGCGTCATTGCGACGCTGAAAACATTCTCTAAATTTTCTGAAACATTTTGCGAATGTTGCATATGCCTGACCAACCTCTTTGTGTACTTCAGTACTAGCTTGTACCATTAACTATATATCTGGTTGTATTAGGTCCAAATTAACATTTTTTAGGTGAACATGTAATTAACTTTGTTATCCTTGCAATACCACCTCTAGGCTACAACTTTGGATGCATCTGATGGCAGCGAGAAAAGTGTCTCCTGGCTGGCGTAGTACCCTACATGGATCCGATTCTCTAGGCGTGTTGGGCGTTGGTTATACTGATCGAATAAGTACTTTGCATCATCGTTAGCTTGGCTGAAAACGACATCCATCCACTGGCTTTTGGTTTGGGTAgtgttgggttgggttggggtcGTTCAGAGTTTCAGATGGTCCTAGCAAAGAATAAAGTAAGCAATGAACCCTCAATATTGTACACTCTAGCATGTTCTTTTTCGATTAAGATACAATTTTATCTTGATTTCCGTTAAAACGTCTTTTAAACTGTAAAACGATGTATtttgtgcaaaaactttctatatagagattgctttaaaaaaatagataaatctattttttaagttcaaaataactaaaactcaattaataaCGTGCTAATAGCTTTCTTGTTTTGTATGTTACCTTGCAAATAGAGGATTTTATAATGAACAGTTATGGGCAGAATATACACATTTCCTACCATCATACGTTATTTtcaatcaaaaagaaaaataataaaacatgagaaagaaagaaattgcAAGAAGAAactaaagagaaaaataaacaattaaTCGAGCAGCTATATAGCTTCtagatatatctatatatattagtagtatataAGTAACACTATATGTAGACTATAGTATGCACTAGATAGTAGTAGTTGCTATGAACTGTAGCATCGTAGAAACCAGGCCAGCGTCCTGGCGCTGTCATTGCTCTGAGAAGACGATTTCTTCTCCCAGTTTGCAGCGATTCCCTTCTTGTTTTCCTCATGCTTCTTCTTGTGttgcttcctcttcttcttggtGTGCACCATCGTCCCTCTCACTGTCACCTCCTTCTTCCCAAAATCCACCATGTAATCTAGCAACCCTGCTAATTAATCAAACAGATGGAAAATATCAACAACAGATGCAGTAATTAACTGACAGTAACACTAGCAGTGATCAACATGCTATTCACAAACAGTTCAAACATGACATCTCTGTATCTCCATGCATGTTTCTGTCGGTGCAATTTAACCTTAAACTTAACGAGTTCTCAGGACTGAAGCTATGTATGTGATGTATTTATCGGGTCTTCAGATTTGATGTGACCCATCGATGCTCTCTTGTCGATCTCATAGAACTTTCACAAGGGTTATTAGATTCTCACCGTTCATCTTGGAGACAACCTTTGTGACCCGCTGTCGGCAGTGCGAACAGCCCATGTTGGCGCTCATCACCACCACCTGCACCTGCAGTTTTCAGTTCCATTTCACACAATTAATCCCACTAGCAGCCTCCATAAATACCATCAATTCTTCATTATCATCTTCTGTATTTGCATTGCTTCTAAGT
Proteins encoded in this window:
- the LOC127780414 gene encoding uncharacterized protein LOC127780414 isoform X2; its protein translation is MENGGEEDDRASRCKRITRESDATKNGAATKLQALRLVEDLSLPSVQVVVMSANMGCSHCRQRVTKVVSKMNGLLDYMVDFGKKEVTVRGTMVHTKKKRKQHKKKHEENKKGIAANWEKKSSSQSNDSARTLAWFLRCYSS
- the LOC127780414 gene encoding uncharacterized protein LOC127780414 isoform X1, translating into MENGGEEDDRASRCKRITRESDATKNGAATKLQALRLVEDLSLPSVQVVVMSANMGCSHCRQRVTKVVSKMNAGLLDYMVDFGKKEVTVRGTMVHTKKKRKQHKKKHEENKKGIAANWEKKSSSQSNDSARTLAWFLRCYSS